The sequence GTATAGCGTTCGAGATACTGTACCAATAAAGGGCGAGGTCCGACAATACTCATATCACCCCTGATAACATTCCACAGTTGTGGAAGTTCGTCTAAACTGCTTTCCCGTAAAAACTCACCAAAAGCAGTCAGACGCAATTCGTCATCCAATAAATTACCCTCAGCATCCCGCTCGTCTGTCATGGTACGAAACTTATAGAATCGAAAAATCTTTCCATCCTTACCGGGACGAGGCTGACTAAAAATCAACGGACTGCCCATACGAAAATAAATTGCTATCGCCACTATAAATATGATTGGGGATAGCATAATTAGAGCGATGCTTGCGAAAAATCTGTCTAAAACGGATTTGATGACGCGACTGCTTTTACCACGCTCAGCCTGTAACCCTTGAGCAATCATTGATAAATCCCTTTACTTCAAAGTTCATTCAAAAATTTTTGCCGCAATCAGCAGCAATTAACTATTAGACCTCTACAAGAACTAAATCGAGATGAAAGCATATAACCTCACTCGAATAAGCTACTTGGCATTATTAATCGAACACACTAAAAATTTAGGAAAGCACATTTCTATAAGCTTTCCGCACTCGGGAAGGTCTTTTCTACCTTTGTATTGCAGTTAAATATGAATAATTACCCTATTAGAATTAAGAATCAAATCTTTAATCCATAATAAACATAACTAAGATAAGTTATTTTTTGTTGCCAATTTGGCAGTAATTAATTGATAACCGATCTAAAATTACCCGCCACACCTCAAAATTAATAAACTCCTAATTCTTTGTAATATTGTGTGAGTCTCTCAAAAACGAATTCCTCGTTATATTCAGCTTCAACACGTTCGCGGCTTGCTTTGCCTTGCTTTTGTCGCAGTTGGGGATCGGAAAGTAGCATTCTCAAAGCTTTTGCTAACCTGGTGCTATTCTGAGATGGCACAATAAATCCATTTTTTTCATTTACTACTGCTTCTCGACAACCGCGAACATCTGTAGCAACTATTGGTAAATTCATTGCCATGGCTTCGACAATAGAACGAGGTAATCCTTCGTGAGAGAAAGTAGGTAAGGTAAAAATATCTAAAAGACCTAAAAGTTCTGGGATATCTTGGCGTTCTCCTGTAAGGGTGACGTGTTTCTCAAGTCCAAGAGCTTTGATTCTTTGATTGAGTTCGATTTGAAAGGGTTCTGGGTCGGTGGTAAGTTGAGAACCAATCACCACAACGTGTAAATTAGGAAATTCAGAAATTAACTCTCCTGCGGCTTCAATTAGATATCCGCTTCCCTTTTTACGAGTTAAACGTCCAATTGTACCAATGACTAAACTGGCATCGGGTATACCTAATGATTGACGTAATTGTGATTGTGACTCTGGATTTAATCGCGAAGGGTTGAAGCGTTCGATATCGACACCGTTACCCAAGTAGGCTATTTTCTCAGGCTGACAAAGACCTATTTTTCTGGCAGTGGTAATGTCTTCGTGATTTTGAGTCAGGATTAAATCTGTGATAGTAGCAGCATATTTTTCTATATTTGAGTAGAAAAAATATTGGCTTGGAGATGATAAATCGTGAAATGGAAAACCATGGGCAGTGTACACAATTGCTTTTACTCCTGCTAATTTAGCTGCAATCCTTCCTAATACAGCAGCGATAGGAGTATGAACGTGAACTAGATCGTAGTTATTTTCTCTGATAATTTTTGTTAAACCCGAAATACTTTTAAAATTTAGGATTGGAGAAATTTTCCGATCGATTTGAACCGGATGCACTGTATATCCTTTTTCTTGCAATCTTTGAGCATCTTCATCCCAGGAGCAAGCTATGCCGACTTCAAACCCTTGGGATAACAAGTAATTTATCTGGGGTAGCAAAAGGATTTCAGCGGTGGTTCCAATTGCACAAATATGTAAAATTTTCATTTTATTTTCCGATTAATGTTTTGTTGCACAAATATATAAATCTTTTAGCCATTCCCATTCGAGGACTAATCCTTCTCTAAGGGAAACACAAGGTTGATACGAGAGGATGCGTTTAGCTTTCGATACATCTGCGGCTGTATGACGCGCATCGCCCATTGCTCTTTCGATATAGTTTCTCTTGATGGGTTTACCAACAATTTCTTCCATTATTTCGAGTACTTCTTTTAAAACGACTCTGCTACCACCACCAATATTAAAGACTTCTCCAACAGCATTTTCTGCGGTTGCAGCCGCTAAATTAGCAGCTACCGCATCACTAACAAAAGTAAAATCTCGGGTTTGCAATCCATCACCATAGATGGGAATTGCTTTGTCTTCTAATACAGCTTTGTAAAATTTATGAAACGCCATATCTGGACGTTGGCGAGGACCGTAAACTGTAAAATAACGTAGTGCTACAAATGGTACCCCAAAGTTTTTGGAATACAGTCCACATAACCTTTCAGCAGCTAATTTAGTAATGCCATAAGGTGAAACTGGTTGGGGACAAATTTGTTCGCTGGTAGGTAATGTTTCGGCATCGCCATATACGCTTGAAGTCGATGCATATACAAACCTTTTAAGCTCTTTAGCGTCTTTTGCAGCTTCAAGTATTACTTGAGTCGAACTAATATTGCGTTCGGTATAAGCGCGGAAACCTTCTCCCCAACTTGCTCTGACTCCTGCTTGTGCTGCTTGATGATAAACAACGTCAACATCTTTTAATAACAATTTCCAGTCTAAAAACTGAATATTTCCTTCAATTAATTTAAATTTGGAAAATTTTTGTAAATGTGCAACATTCTGACGCTTTAATATCGGGTCATAGTAATCATTAAATTCATCGACACCGATGACATTTTCTCCTCTCTTTAATAAAGCTTCGGCTAAATGAGAACCAATAAATCCTGCGGCTCCCGTGACAATATTTTTAGTCATTTTATACACCCTGTTTTGTAAAATTTCGTCCTAGCAAAAAATACTTTTAATCAAAGTATGATGATGAATTTGTTAACTGAGAAAAGATTTCAAAACAATAAATTTTGAAAATCCGGTGAAACCGCAAGTAATTTCTCGATTCCTTAATAATGTTTCTCTAACCATGCTTGAAACATTAGTACATCCCATAAATGGTATTCCCAATCTCGCTTACCTGACAGATGCTCTTCCCACTTTTGTCGAATTTGCTGGGGGTTAAAAAAGCCTTCTTGACGCAATCGCGTCTCATCTAGTAATTCTTCTGCCCAGTCGCGCAAGGAACCGCGCAACCATTTGTCTATTGGCACGCCGAAGCCCATTTTTGGACGGTCTATCAACTGTTGCGGTACATATTTATACAGAACTTGGCGCAGCAGCCATTTACCCTCTCCCTCGCGGATTTTCATTGACATGGGAATCCGCCAAGCAAATTCGATCGCACGGTGGTCTAAAAAGGGTATACGACCTTCTAAACTTACACCCATACTGGCACGGTCAACTTTGACAAGGATATCTTCTGGTAGATAAGTCAACATATCTAAGAACATCATCCTTTGCGTAAAATCGGGTAAGTCTGCCCATGATTGGCGATCGCTTAAAACTGTATTCGGTTCTGAACTGCCAATGACAACTGTTTCTGGCTGTTTCCAACGCGAAACAAGACCAGTATACATAGTATCTGGATCGGGAGCAGCTAAAATCTCCGCTAATTTATGTAATTTATACCCTGCGAAGGGCTGTTGAAATTTTGTTGGCAAAAAAGGATTGATAGAAGCAAAAGCCCGATTCCAATTTTCTGATGAGACACCAGTTAAACCATTAGCCAATAAATGGCGCATGTTTTGAGGAATCCAGCCTAATTTTTGCCAAATACGGTTACTCCATAAATAGCGAGTGTATCCACCAAATAATTCATCACCAGCATCCCCCGAAAGACTCACTGTTACATGATTTCTAGCCAGTTGGGATACCAGATAAGTAGGAATTTGGGAAGCATCGGAGAAAGGCTCATCATATAGATCGGGCAGTTTTGGGATTACAGCCCGTGTTTGTTCTGCTGTGACGTATAGTTCTGTATGGTCGCAACCTAAATGTTGCGCTACAGCTTTGGCGTGCTGGGCTTCATTATACTCTTCTTCATAAAAGCCGATGCTGAAGGTTTTGACTTTTTGACTGCTTTGAGCCTGCATTAAAGCCACAATCGTAGAGGAATCAATTCCTCCAGAAAGAAAAGCACCTAAAGGTACATCAGCAATCATTCGCATTGCCACGGCATCTTTTAACAATGCCTCAAGTTGATCTACAGCTTCCGTTTCAGAACCGGTAAAAGGATTAGACACGCCTGCTTCTGCTGCTTCTTTTAAAGACCAGTAAGCTATTGGTTCGGAAGTAATAGTATTGCCATCAACGCAAAGCAAGGTTGCAGGTGGTAACTTATAAATACCTTTGTAAATTGAGAATGGTTGAGGAATATAAGAATAGCGGAGAAACAATGCTAAAGCATCGCGGTTAATTTCCGGTTGAAAATCGGGATGAGCTTTGAGGGCTTTTAATTCTGAGCCAAATAGGAAAGTGCGACCTACCCAGCCATAATACAGTGGCTTTTCACCCAGGCGATCGCGTCCTAAATACAAAACTCGTTTGGATCTATCCCAGAGTGCAAACGCAAACATGCCATTAAAGCGTTTAGTTGCTTCTTGCATACCCCATTGGCAGAAGCCCGCTAGCATCACCTCAGTGTCAGAATGACCTCGAAACTGCTGTCCTAATGATTCTAGTTGTTGCCTTAACTCTAAAAAGTTATAAATTTCGCCATTAAATACGATTACATAGCGACCATCGGCGGAAATCATCGGCTGATGTCCTTGCGGTGAAAGGTCTACTATCGCCAATCGCCGATGTCCCAAGGCTATTCCTGTTTCTGTATCTACCCAGCTTCCCTTATCATCGGGACCGCGATAAATTAGTGAATTGGACATTTGCTCGACAACTATTGCCAGCTTATCGTTACTTATTTGCCTTGAAGTATCCCAAAAACCAGTAATTCCACACATATTGATTAATTCTAATGAAAATTTATACTAATCAGGACTTTTCGATAATTGTCTATCTGAAGAAAGATTTATACACTCTCAGACAAAGCTGCATACTGTGAAGTTGCTCGTTCAAAAGAAAAGTACATTGCCCTCTGAGTTGAGAATTCTTTGCTTATAGGAGATTCAAGTACTCTCAACATCGCTGACGACAAAGCCATCACATCACTCATCGGAACTAATTCTCCATATTTTCCCTCTGCTAAGATTTCTTTTGGTCCGCTAGGGCAGTCTGTGGAAATCACCGGACAACCACAAGCCATAGCTTCTATCAATACAGTAGGCAACCCTTCCCAAAGAGAAGAAAGAATGAATGCACTAGCCCGACTCATGTAGGCATAAGGATTTTTCACAAATCCAGGCATCGATACATCATTTGCAATGCCTAAATTATTCGTGATTGTTTCAAGTTCCGGTCTTAATTCTCCCTCTCCTAAAATTATCAAACGAACTGCAACTTTTTGTCTTAAGTTTGCAAAAGCTTTAATTAAAGTAGCAAAATCCTTTTTTAGTGTTAAGCGTCCTACTGCTATAAATACAGGAGGAGAGTTTGGTTGCAACCAAGGATGATCTAAAGGGGCTTTTGCTTTATCAATCAGTTCGCGATTAACTACCGGATTATAAATTGTTTGAACAATACCTTTTTTTAAACCCAGTTCAGTTTCTAAATCTCGCGATACTGCTTCACTAACTCCCACAATTTTGTCAGCACGGGGATAAAGCAATTTCATTAACGGTGGTACGAATCTAGCCCGAAAGACTTCCGACTCTGAAACTGACAAAGTGTCATGTTCAACTAATATTATTTTAGTATCTGTAAGTGCTAATAGCTTTGCTAATGCTGCTATTACGTTGGCATGACATAAATGTGAAATCAGCACATTGGGCTTATTTTCTCTTAAATATCTAGATAAAGGCAAAATCGCCTTAATAACCCTTTGACAATCCAAATTCACTATCCGTACCTGGGGAGGTATTTGGTTCATGTATGCCCCAGTCGCACTAGCTAAAACCAAATCTAAAGATACATCTTTTGATAACATTCCTTTGAGTAGATTCACTACTACTCTTTCGGCACCACCACCAACCATGCTGGGAATAAAAAAAGCAATATGTCTCATAAATTAGCCATTTCAAATTATCATTTTGTTTAAGAAATAATCTTAGGATTTACGCAACCGGCATATTTTTCTCGTAGTCACGCACCAACCAGACATTGTGACAATTGCGTAAGTCCTGAATCTTTTAACTTTTAAATCAAAAAGTGTTGAACTTAAGCCAAACTGGCGTACAACTTTTCGTACTCGGACACTACGGAATCTAAAGAAAATAATTTCTGGATTCTTGCTCTTGCAGCCTTTCCTAGTGCTTCTCTATCAGAGGTTTCCATATTAATTAACTCTCGCCAAGCTTGAGCCAAAGCTTCAGGATTTTGGGGTGATATAACTCTTCCCGTATCTCCCACAATAAGAGCAGAATCACCAACATCCGTGACTACACAAGGTACACCGCAGGACATCGCTTCACCGACAACTAAAGGAAATGCTTCGCCATAGGCAGATGGCAAAGTAAAAATATCGAACGCAGCAGCCAATTGAGGTATATCGCGTCGCTCACCTAATAATTTTGTTTTTTTGACTAACTGTAAATCTTTAATTAAGCCAACTAAATTTTTATTGTCCTTGTCTACTTCCGTTCCGGCTAAAATAAAATATATATTTTCATTGTCGTATTTTTGGGATATCAAAGCTGCAGCTTGCAAAAAATTGTTGTGGTCTTTCATGGGATGATATCGTCCCATCATGCCAATTAAAATGCTGTCTTCAGGTAAAGATAGTTCAAATCGAATCTTGGATCTAGCTGCGGATGAAGGTGCAAAAATAGAAGTATCAAAACCGTTAGGAATTACGCAATTATGTTTGCTGTGATAACCTAACTTTTCATGCTTATGACGACTTGTTTGAGAAACAAATATATTACTTGCACTAAAGGGAGAAACATATGCTCCTGACTTAATTAATAATGCAGTTAATTTTTTTTCTAAACTTAATGAAGTCGGAGAGTAGTGAATGCTCCATAAAACGGGGACTTGAGATAAAAGAGATAATTTTGCCCACAGCGCTGCTATATTGCCATGATACATCCAGCCCTGAATTAAATCGGGCTTTATTTGACGAATTATTTTGATTAGTCTCCAAATATTAGCCGGTGTGGGTATTCCTTGTTCCATGTTTAAAGTGTAAATTGGAATACCGTTAGCTTCTATTCTATTCCCTAACGTTCCTTTATCAAGAAGAGAAATTACTGTAGGGCTAAAACATTCTCGATTAATTTTTGATAGTAACTGGTAAAGCATCATTTCTGCGCCACCAGTATCGAGTCCAGTAGTACAATAAACTATTTTCATCATCTGTTTTCCATAAAAACTGATTTATCAAATTGACTTTGCATTGTCATTGCAGCCATCAATGAAAATGTTGTCAACATGTATCTTTCATCTAAAACGTTATGACTAAAGATTCCCCATAGTAGAATAAAGCCAGCAAAAATAAAGCTAATATCTTTAACTTTTCCATAAGCTCCTTTAATAGTTGCATAAACTAACAGAGGCATGATTAATATTCCCAAAAAACCATGATCTATGATTAAATTAAGATATATATTATGCGTAGAAAGCCCTGCCGACCAACTGTGAGTTGTTCCTATACCATTGCCAATAATCGGGCTTTTAAGAAATCTATACCAGCCAACTTCAACAATATCTAAACGTGATGTGTCGTCATCAGCATCGCGAGAGGAAGGGTCTTGGAACCATACTAATCTTCCAGCAATATTATCATTTAATATATTCATTTCTTCTAAGGTAGTTATTAACAATGCACTGCCGAGAAATATCTGTAAAGCTCCTATAAATCCAATACCAAAAAAAACTTTTTTGAGTGAAATTATTTTTTTATAACTGAAAAATATAACCATCAATATCCAACTTAAAATAGCTCCTCTTGAGAATGTCATGAAAGCTCCGATACCGACGATAAATATAAATGGTAAACGCAATTTTCGGGGAATAATACTGACGCAAAAAATCATACTACAAATAAGCGAGCCACCAGCAATATTAGGATTGAGATAAAATCCTGCCGGTCTACCAGTTGTGTTAACTCCTCCAAAAAAATCTGGGTTGGTTAATTCTATAAAATTATTTACTGTAGTTACAATCGCTATCACTGCTATCGCCCATATAGCAACTTTTTGCACCATAGAGTGTTCTGAAAAAATCAAGTGCATTGTTACCAGATAAATTACCGAAAGTATTCTAGTATCTAGTTCTTGAATAGCTATTTCTGACCAATTAGTAAAATGAGTTAAGTAAATTACTGAGATACTTATATAAAAAAAACACCAAATTATTAATGGTTTTGATAAATATTTAAAACTATGCGAAATGTAACTGACAAATATTGGAGCCGAGAGCAGAAAAAAAATTCTCAGCGTTGTTAGAGGAGTAGGAAAAGAACCGCTTTCATACAAATATATATCTAAATGGCTATAAAATAGAAAGATAGCAAATATAGCTAAAAAGCATTTATAAACAACAATTAAATTTATTTTTAAACCCATCTCTATATTTTTATATATACTTTATATGATTATAAATACTTATTTATAAAACCTTACTATATGCGAGCTTATCTATTAGTTCTTCCCACTTTTGTGCAACAGATTCCAAGTTAAAACGCTGTACTATTTTGGGAGCATTAGAAGCTAGTCTTTGACGCTCTTTTTCGTCAGACATGAGATTTTCCATTGCTACGGTTAAAGCAGGTAAATCCTCATTTGGTACTAAAATGCCATCCCTGCCATGACTGATAATTTCTCGTGGTCCCGTAGGACAATCAAAAGAAATGACTGCTAGTCCGCAAGCCATCGCTTCGCACAGCGCATTCGGAAAACCTTCAAAGCGTGAAGACATTACAAATAAGTCTGCTCGCTGGAGATATTCGTGGGGATTCTTAACTCGTCCTGGTAAATCAATTCGTTCTGTTAGCTCTAATTGCTCGCGCAAAAGTTCTAGCTGTGGGCGTAATGAACCTTCTCCCAAAATTACTAATTTCCACTGAGGATATTTATCTTCTAGTTTGGCAAAGGCTTGTAATAGCAAATCAAAGCCTTTCTGTTCTTCAAGTCTTCCCATTGCGATGAGTAATTTATCCGCTTTTTCACAGGTTGTTTGCAGATTTTTTCCCCTCGCTATAGATGGTAAAACAACCGGATTAGGAATAATCAAGATACGTTTTTGTAATTGAAGCTGAAAATAATTTTGTATCCTTTGAGTTTGCACAATAATAGCGTCTGCTGATGGATATGTCCACTTTCGCAGTTTTGTCCAAATTCCTTCTGTACAAGACTTTATGGGATTATTTCGTTCTGAAATCAAGACCGGGATATTTAAACCTTTTGTTGCAAGTAATGTGAGTACATTAACTGTATCCATAAAACTAATGACGACATCAGGCTGACTTTGGTTTATTGCCGAACGCAATATACGAATACTATTCAAATTATTCCAAAGACCGAATATCTTATTCGGAGATTCTTTTGCAATTCCTAGAGCAACTTGGTTAATACGACTGTCTAATTTATAAAACGGTATATCTTGGTTGCTAACTAAAGTTAATAAAGTAATTTTCCAACCTTTCTCTGCCCAATAATTAGCCAATATAGATATTACTCTTTCTGCACCGCCAGAGGAAAGAGAATATATAATTAAAGTTAGTTTAATTTTGTCTCTGATTGTGGTTGTTTTTTTCTGTTTTATTAACATCTGTTTTTTATATAATTCTTTTGATTATTTGTAATCAATCTATTAAATTTTGAGTTTTTAGTTTCAAATTCAATTTATTTCTACCCACGCAGTATAAATAAATAAAAGAACCTAAATATACGCAACTTGTTGACAAGGCAATTCCTTTGACTCCAAACCAGTGCATAAAATATTTATTACCTATAATATTAACAATTAAATTTAAAGCAGACCCCCACACCAGTACTTGATTAATACGCATTGCGGAAATCAAACGCACAACTAAAATACTTGCAATATAAAAAGGAATTTGAAAAGCATAAAAAACTTGAATATTAGCCACCAAATTGGTATCGCTACTAGTGAACGAACCCCGTTGAAAAAGTATTCTCACTATTGGCTCAGAAAATACCATAAAAATTACTGTCAGCGGTACTGTAACTAAAAATATTAGGCGAAGATAATTATTAAACGTATGGCGGACATCATTCCAGTTTTGAGTCGCAATCATTTTGGAAAAATAAGGAATCACCGCAGTGCTTAAAGCTGTAGTGGTTAAAGTAATTGGCAAAGCAATAACTCTATTGCCGTAACTCAGTGCTGCCACGCTTCCGGGTGATAACATCGCTGCCATTGATTGATCTACTATATTGGTGCTGCACATCAAAAGAGATCCAGCTACTATTGGTAGATACTGTTGGGCGACTTGACGCAAATGAGGATCTAAGCCATACCATTTGGGAAATAGAACTATTCCTTGCTTTTTTAAACCTATTCCCAGAATGATAATTTCTATTACTGCACCTAAGATTAAACTAATAGCTAAAGTGAAGCTACCCCAAGACCATACTCCTACAAGCAATATAATGGTAATTAGGGGAGCCAGTATTGGTGTAAAAGCCGCCAAAGCGAAACGCTCCCCTGCATTCAACACAGCACCCCAAATAAAAACAATTCCTTCCAAAATTACCACGGGGGCTAGTGTATGCAGTAAACTATATGTTAAATTTAGTTTCTGACTATCAAACCCTCTGGCAATCTGAGGCAAATACAAAGGAGCTGCTAGTACCATTAGTACCGTTGTAATTATCAGCAGTACTACTCCCCAAATCATTACCCCCGACAGCAACCTTTGAGATGCTTTTTTCCCTTCAGACTCTCTTACTTCGATGTATTTCGGTATTAGGGCAGAACTAAAAGAGCCAGCAATAACATTGATAATAAAACTTGGAACCACAAAAGCAATTAAAAAAGCATCTAATTCATCTTTAGTACCAAATTTCCAAGCAACTACCAATTCTTTTGCGACTGCTACAACTTTGACCATTAATGTTAACGATGCAATGGTCATAGCCGCACCGAAAATTTTGCGATTGGTAGAACCGCTTGTTAGTTTTTTCCAAAATGTAACTAGGTTGTGCAATCGCAAAATTTTCATTTGTTATATTAGTTTCCTACCTGTTTAACGTGGTATAAAGTTGTTGCTGCCTGTATATTCACCTCCTCCTGCATTTGCATCAATAACAACACTGCTTAATAAGGAGTTATACCCTGTAGAATTTTCCCAAACATCCACATTTGCCAACCTAATAGAATATTCCGGGCGATTATAAAGTCTTGATTTAGGGTCGGGTAAATTCAGGAATATGTCATATTCACCTGATGGTATATTTGCTGGTAAACCACCTTCAATATTTACAGTTGTAGTGTTGCCAGCTAACCATCTGCGAGGATCTTCATTTACCCGTAAATAATACTCTTGGCTTGTTTGTTTATTCCGTAAAACTATTTCTACGAATCTGCGATTATAAGGACTAGCCCAGCCGACATTCTGTATATTTAGTTTAGCAAAGAACCTACCACCTGGCTTTGCAGTATTGGTAATCTCTGAATTTATAAGGTTAAATCGATAGCCTAAACGACGCTCGATTTCTCCGTAACATCCTTGATTTCTCCAAGTATCTAATACTCCTCGTTCAAATCGAGAATTTAAAGCACTCCAACGCATTCGCGATAATTCATTCAAAGCATTGTTGCAGCCAATATATGGTTGTGCGCGACTATCAGAATTACAGGTTTCTCCTCCCTGCACCACGTATAAGTTATCCTGGCTAAGATAGTTCTTCTGCTGTTCAATATCGTCATCAAGTAGGTAAGTTCCTCCATCATCTCTACTAGCCAAGAAACAGTCATTTATTGCACCCGTTCTAGCTCGGTTACTACTGTTAAATGCTTCAAAAGAATTTAAAGGACTTGCATTATCGTAAATTCTTTTTTTATAGTATGGATAACGTAAAGCTACCATCCTGTCAGAAGGAATTACAGACAAGAATTTAAATAAAATATCTTGCATATCTGTAGTATTCAGCAGGTCGTTTGTCGAGCGATTCCACTCTCCCCAAGCACCAATAAAGCCTGCGTGAACGTAAGCAATCACATCATAGTTGTTTTGCAATACCGGCCTTAATTGTTCCATATGAGAGATAATTCTGTCTTTAGAAGCGTCTGGTTCTCCTTGTTCCCAGTTATATGCAAATCTAATAATTAGTTTTACTCCTGCTTCTCTAGCTCTTTGGAAGTCATTTGATACCAAATTTA comes from Rivularia sp. PCC 7116 and encodes:
- a CDS encoding glycosyltransferase family 4 protein, with product MKILHICAIGTTAEILLLPQINYLLSQGFEVGIACSWDEDAQRLQEKGYTVHPVQIDRKISPILNFKSISGLTKIIRENNYDLVHVHTPIAAVLGRIAAKLAGVKAIVYTAHGFPFHDLSSPSQYFFYSNIEKYAATITDLILTQNHEDITTARKIGLCQPEKIAYLGNGVDIERFNPSRLNPESQSQLRQSLGIPDASLVIGTIGRLTRKKGSGYLIEAAGELISEFPNLHVVVIGSQLTTDPEPFQIELNQRIKALGLEKHVTLTGERQDIPELLGLLDIFTLPTFSHEGLPRSIVEAMAMNLPIVATDVRGCREAVVNEKNGFIVPSQNSTRLAKALRMLLSDPQLRQKQGKASRERVEAEYNEEFVFERLTQYYKELGVY
- a CDS encoding glycosyltransferase, giving the protein MRHIAFFIPSMVGGGAERVVVNLLKGMLSKDVSLDLVLASATGAYMNQIPPQVRIVNLDCQRVIKAILPLSRYLRENKPNVLISHLCHANVIAALAKLLALTDTKIILVEHDTLSVSESEVFRARFVPPLMKLLYPRADKIVGVSEAVSRDLETELGLKKGIVQTIYNPVVNRELIDKAKAPLDHPWLQPNSPPVFIAVGRLTLKKDFATLIKAFANLRQKVAVRLIILGEGELRPELETITNNLGIANDVSMPGFVKNPYAYMSRASAFILSSLWEGLPTVLIEAMACGCPVISTDCPSGPKEILAEGKYGELVPMSDVMALSSAMLRVLESPISKEFSTQRAMYFSFERATSQYAALSESV
- a CDS encoding O-antigen ligase; its protein translation is MGLKINLIVVYKCFLAIFAIFLFYSHLDIYLYESGSFPTPLTTLRIFFLLSAPIFVSYISHSFKYLSKPLIIWCFFYISISVIYLTHFTNWSEIAIQELDTRILSVIYLVTMHLIFSEHSMVQKVAIWAIAVIAIVTTVNNFIELTNPDFFGGVNTTGRPAGFYLNPNIAGGSLICSMIFCVSIIPRKLRLPFIFIVGIGAFMTFSRGAILSWILMVIFFSYKKIISLKKVFFGIGFIGALQIFLGSALLITTLEEMNILNDNIAGRLVWFQDPSSRDADDDTSRLDIVEVGWYRFLKSPIIGNGIGTTHSWSAGLSTHNIYLNLIIDHGFLGILIMPLLVYATIKGAYGKVKDISFIFAGFILLWGIFSHNVLDERYMLTTFSLMAAMTMQSQFDKSVFMENR
- a CDS encoding NAD-dependent epimerase/dehydratase family protein, with amino-acid sequence MTKNIVTGAAGFIGSHLAEALLKRGENVIGVDEFNDYYDPILKRQNVAHLQKFSKFKLIEGNIQFLDWKLLLKDVDVVYHQAAQAGVRASWGEGFRAYTERNISSTQVILEAAKDAKELKRFVYASTSSVYGDAETLPTSEQICPQPVSPYGITKLAAERLCGLYSKNFGVPFVALRYFTVYGPRQRPDMAFHKFYKAVLEDKAIPIYGDGLQTRDFTFVSDAVAANLAAATAENAVGEVFNIGGGSRVVLKEVLEIMEEIVGKPIKRNYIERAMGDARHTAADVSKAKRILSYQPCVSLREGLVLEWEWLKDLYICATKH
- a CDS encoding glycosyltransferase family 4 protein encodes the protein MLIKQKKTTTIRDKIKLTLIIYSLSSGGAERVISILANYWAEKGWKITLLTLVSNQDIPFYKLDSRINQVALGIAKESPNKIFGLWNNLNSIRILRSAINQSQPDVVISFMDTVNVLTLLATKGLNIPVLISERNNPIKSCTEGIWTKLRKWTYPSADAIIVQTQRIQNYFQLQLQKRILIIPNPVVLPSIARGKNLQTTCEKADKLLIAMGRLEEQKGFDLLLQAFAKLEDKYPQWKLVILGEGSLRPQLELLREQLELTERIDLPGRVKNPHEYLQRADLFVMSSRFEGFPNALCEAMACGLAVISFDCPTGPREIISHGRDGILVPNEDLPALTVAMENLMSDEKERQRLASNAPKIVQRFNLESVAQKWEELIDKLAYSKVL
- a CDS encoding sugar transferase; this encodes MIAQGLQAERGKSSRVIKSVLDRFFASIALIMLSPIIFIVAIAIYFRMGSPLIFSQPRPGKDGKIFRFYKFRTMTDERDAEGNLLDDELRLTAFGEFLRESSLDELPQLWNVIRGDMSIVGPRPLLVQYLERYTPEQARRHEVKPGITGWAQINGRRLLDGNWEKKFRLDVWYVDNWSLWLDLKIILMTVVKVLRKEEISQPGHATGEEFMGSKANI
- a CDS encoding glycosyltransferase; amino-acid sequence: MMKIVYCTTGLDTGGAEMMLYQLLSKINRECFSPTVISLLDKGTLGNRIEANGIPIYTLNMEQGIPTPANIWRLIKIIRQIKPDLIQGWMYHGNIAALWAKLSLLSQVPVLWSIHYSPTSLSLEKKLTALLIKSGAYVSPFSASNIFVSQTSRHKHEKLGYHSKHNCVIPNGFDTSIFAPSSAARSKIRFELSLPEDSILIGMMGRYHPMKDHNNFLQAAALISQKYDNENIYFILAGTEVDKDNKNLVGLIKDLQLVKKTKLLGERRDIPQLAAAFDIFTLPSAYGEAFPLVVGEAMSCGVPCVVTDVGDSALIVGDTGRVISPQNPEALAQAWRELINMETSDREALGKAARARIQKLFSLDSVVSEYEKLYASLA
- the asnB gene encoding asparagine synthase (glutamine-hydrolyzing), which encodes MCGITGFWDTSRQISNDKLAIVVEQMSNSLIYRGPDDKGSWVDTETGIALGHRRLAIVDLSPQGHQPMISADGRYVIVFNGEIYNFLELRQQLESLGQQFRGHSDTEVMLAGFCQWGMQEATKRFNGMFAFALWDRSKRVLYLGRDRLGEKPLYYGWVGRTFLFGSELKALKAHPDFQPEINRDALALFLRYSYIPQPFSIYKGIYKLPPATLLCVDGNTITSEPIAYWSLKEAAEAGVSNPFTGSETEAVDQLEALLKDAVAMRMIADVPLGAFLSGGIDSSTIVALMQAQSSQKVKTFSIGFYEEEYNEAQHAKAVAQHLGCDHTELYVTAEQTRAVIPKLPDLYDEPFSDASQIPTYLVSQLARNHVTVSLSGDAGDELFGGYTRYLWSNRIWQKLGWIPQNMRHLLANGLTGVSSENWNRAFASINPFLPTKFQQPFAGYKLHKLAEILAAPDPDTMYTGLVSRWKQPETVVIGSSEPNTVLSDRQSWADLPDFTQRMMFLDMLTYLPEDILVKVDRASMGVSLEGRIPFLDHRAIEFAWRIPMSMKIREGEGKWLLRQVLYKYVPQQLIDRPKMGFGVPIDKWLRGSLRDWAEELLDETRLRQEGFFNPQQIRQKWEEHLSGKRDWEYHLWDVLMFQAWLEKHY